In Plasmodium knowlesi strain H genome assembly, chromosome: 7, one DNA window encodes the following:
- a CDS encoding proline--tRNA ligase, putative produces MRSWNIFCVVPSLQRCVPWRFGHPEEPTHLVHMMFCSLVLLLHIANYLRVVQTVHIEKGAFLPLAPFNRGRANRVGMYASNNHSCMGSESIFNKICNDTEKKNGDKASELLQRANYIKDVNGLYNLLPLGYKSIEKLIHFLNIHLKRVNSHGLFMSILQAKKWWNISDRSKLYSDEFLYVYKQKQQKGDMSKVNETVMTKKKMEDDGLILSPTCEEQAICLINQVYNENIPAKSLPLLIHQFNYKFRNEKRLEKTLFKSKEFLMKDGYSFHSNDICLNETYDSYKECYGKIFSDLKLPFKVTKKRKMDKMNALESHEFQVLCRDGKYKEAAHIFKLGDYYSKKLGIKYLNKRNEKNNILMGSYGIGIYRLLYFLVDSFYDDDGIRLPEQIAPFSVYLIQTNQRSKYSATKVAKIVKMAQVTDAVEAMDAPNMATPPLNSNDVEYVLTLWLYNTFKNSNVDIYYDDTDLHLSRKLKNCDLIGVPNRIIINLNSEQRKIKIPPDFYNYMDTRNAILSNKLYMTFRDVTVEYKSRFSPEKKIMTIHQLFRQFGLI; encoded by the coding sequence ATGAGATCATGGAACATTTTTTGCGTGGTACCAAGTCTCCAAAGGTGCGTCCCTTGGCGGTTTGGGCATCCCGAGGAGCCGACACACCTTGTGCATATGATGTTTTGTTCACTTGTACTGCTCCTGCACATAGCGAATTACCTCCGTGTAGTACAGACAGTGCACATAGAAAAAGGAGCATTCTTACCTCTGGCACCATTTAATAGAGGAAGAGCGAACCGCGTAGGTATGTATGCAAGCAACAACCACTCATGCATGGGCTCTGAATCCATTTTCAACAAAATCTGTAACGATACCGAAAAGAAGAACGGAGACAAAGCAAGCGAATTGTTGCAAAGAGCAAATTATATAAAAGATGTTAATGGCTTGTATaacctccttccccttggaTATAAGTCGATCGAGAAGCTCATCCACTTTCTAAATATCCACTTGAAGAGAGTCAATTCGCATGGTCTTTTTATGTCCATTCTGCAAGCCAAGAAATGGTGGAATATTTCAGACCGCTCCAAATTATATAGCGATGAAttcttatatgtatacaagcagaaacaacaaaaaggggacatgAGCAAGGTTAATGAAACTgtaatgacaaaaaaaaaaatggaagatgaTGGACTCATCCTAAGTCCCACATGTGAAGAACAGGCAATCTGCCTCATAAATCAAGTCTACAACGAAAACATACCAGCCAAATCACTTCCATTACTTATACATCAGTTCAATTATAAATTCAGGAATGAAAAGAGGTTAGAGAAGACACTGTTCAAGAGCAAAGAATTTCTAATGAAGGATGGCTACTCCTTTCATAGCAATGATATTTGTCTGAATGAAACTTATGATTCATATAAAGAATGTTatgggaaaattttttccgaTTTAAAGTTACCATTTAAGgttacgaaaaaaaggaaaatggatAAAATGAATGCACTGGAAAGTCACGAATTTCAAGTGCTATGTCGagatggaaaatataaagaagctgcacacatttttaaattaggAGATTATTACTCTAAAAAACTGGGTATCAAATACTTAAACAAacggaatgaaaaaaataatatcctTATGGGTTCCTACGGAATTGGTATTTATAGACTCCTCTACTTCTTGGTTGATTCCTTCTACGACGATGACGGAATCCGACTGCCTGAGCAAATCGCTCCTTTCTCCGTCTACCTCATTCAGACCAATCAGAGGAGCAAATACTCCGCGACAAAAGTtgcaaaaattgtgaaaatgGCCCAAGTGACCGACGCGGTCGAGGCGATGGACGCACCCAACATGGCGACGCCCCCCCTCAACAGCAACGACGTCGAGTACGTCCTCACCCTATGGCTGTACAacacttttaaaaatagcAACGTGGATATATACTACGATGATACAGATTTGCACTTGTCACGGAAGCTGAAAAATTGCGATCTCATAGGAGTACCCAACCGaattataataaatttgAACAGTGAGCaaagaaagataaaaatcCCCCCggatttttataattatatgGACACACGAAATGCTATTCTTTCCAACAAGCTCTACATGACCTTCCGGGACGTCACTGTCGAGTACAAAAGTCGATTTTccccggaaaaaaaaattatgacaaTTCATCAGTTGTTCCGGCAGTTCGGGCTCATTTAG
- a CDS encoding ribosomal RNA-processing protein 8, putative, producing the protein MSKQNFPPKLKGIRKDGLKSSGGTKKNQDGKNGNKKKKPFKKNKIKGAKQVGVLSQSCDKFLNSKGEIQHADKPDAEFNFAKKEEGTGEPHAPVKNKTVMKKSKSNFVTPVLKKIMISKKLSKKRNRGGKIQGGENESHAQYIPNEAPSPENVVNRGKHECETSSPFANRNDGNYPTDRAFYPDQYESHYGEKKKQKYKKKKKILQDPEEIVNSSLFRYINEYMYTNRSDTVQKKLKETKNIFNIYHSGYRNQKNKWPQNPVHVIISHLKKNFTKKSKIADLGCGEAEIAQALNGWSVTSYDLIQLNEHVTVCNITKLPLADNSHDCFVLCLSLMNTDWPKVIFEALRCLKKRGTLIIADVVSRFTNYKAFMKFMKNVGFTFTNRVNMDDFFYVLFFENNKKDDASYTANEKRIGKVSKLLAPCVYKRR; encoded by the exons ATGAGCAAACAgaatttcccccccaaaCTGAAAGGGATCAGAAAAGATGGCTTGAAAAGTAGCGGGGGGACGAAAAAGAATCAGGATGGTAAAAatggcaacaaaaaaaagaaaccctttaagaagaataaaattaaggGGGCAAAACAGGTGGGGGTATTATCTCAGTCTTGTGATAAATTCCTGAACAGCAAGGGGGAGATACAGCATGCAGACAAACCAGACGCAGAATTCAATTTCgcgaagaaggaagaaggaacggGGGAGCCACACGCACCagtgaagaacaaaacggtgatgaaaaaatccAAATCAAATTTTGTCACTCCTGtcttgaagaaaataatgataAGTAAAAAGTTATCCAAAAAGAGGAATCGTGGAGGGAAAAtccaagggggggagaatgAATCACATGCCCAATACATTCCAAATGAAGCTCCTTCACCAGAGAATGTCGTTAATCGAGGGAAACACGAATGTGAGACTAGCAGTCCGTTTGCTAATCGAAATGATGGCAACTATCCAACCGATAGGGCCTTCTACCCTGACCAGTACGAAAGCCATtatggagaaaagaaaaaacaaaaatacaagaagaaaaaaaaaatcctacaGGATCCAGAAGAAATAGTGAACTCGTCCCTGTTCAGATACATTAATGAGTACATGTACACCAACAGAAGCGACACTGTgcaaaaaaagttaaaggaaacaaaaaatattttcaatatTTACCATTCGGGGTACAGAaatcagaaaaataaatggccCCAAAATCCCGTTCATGTAATAATAagtcatttaaaaaaaaattttacaaaaaaaagtaaaatagcAGATTTGGGATGTGGAGAAGCAGAAATAGCCCAAGCATTGAATGGCTGGTCCGTGACCTCCTACGATTTAATTCAGCTCAATGAGCATGTCACTGTTTGTAACATAACGAAATTGCCACTTGCAGACAATTCCCACGATTGCTTCGTCTTGTGTCTGAGTCTCATGAACACAGACTGGCCGAAAGTTATATTTGAGGCACTTCGGTGTCTGAAAAAGAG GGGAACCCTAATAATAGCCGACGTGGTGAGCAGGTTTACCAACTACAAGGCGTTCATGAAGTTCATGAAGAATGTTGGCTTTACCTTCACCAACAGA gtaaatatggacgattttttttatgtgctaTTTTTtgagaataataaaaaggacGACGCTTCCTACACGGCGAATGAGAAGAGAATTGGGAAGGTTTCCAAGTTGTTGGCTCCCTGTGTTTACAAGAGGAGGTAG
- a CDS encoding thiamine pyrophosphokinase, putative → MKRCFFNVRAKVSVHLNGNARAIEQTNQRKIFANTNARWYRPSGDTNELRSAHSSCMRSIKEGNLNVHDLDFMKCILLNDERKWNKESLPEERRTESTPQSKIITIVLNNTICAHSAKIIPNSDILICADGGANRLYNWCQSLDRERNATHKHSSPKGEEDKNTALYALHQNEHSQHVHGRHTIADLFNMPVEETKKMLRYPTEIVPHIICGDFDSISEHVYSYYKNKSVIFEKCANQENTDLDKCIDVIRAHIRKNDKILILGATGNRFDHTCANISCLYKNASLNSLYLIGENNFLFLLQQGSHIIHASPDIFYKGCGILPIGGKCTIKTEGLKYNLNDECLSFDTLISSSNEVVQREVKIFTDSPVVWSAQLRGGEDHVRPCTHN, encoded by the coding sequence atgaaaaggtGTTTCTTCAACGTGCGCGCGAAAGTGAGTGTGCACCTAAACGGTAATGCCAGGGCCATCGAACAGACCAatcaaaggaaaatatttgcGAACACAAACGCAAGGTGGTATCGCCCATCAGGGGATACGAATGAGTTACGTTCTGCCCACTCTAGCTGCATGAGGAgcataaaggaaggaaatctTAATGTGCATGATCTTGATTTTATGAAATGCATTTTGCTAAATGATGAAAGAAAGTGGAACAAAGAGTCGCTCCCAGAGGAGCGCAGAACAGAATCAACACCCCAGTCTAAAATAATCACCATCGTCCTGAACAATACAATTTGCGCCCATTCGGCCAAAATTATTCCTAACTCGGATATATTAATATGCGCCGATGGAGGCGCCAATAGGTTGTACAACTGGTGTCAGTCGTTAGATAGGGAGAGAAACGCAACCCATAAGCATAGTTCAccgaaaggggaagaagacaaAAACACAGCGCTGTATGCATTGCACCAAAATGAGCATTCGCAGCACGTGCACGGACGACACACTATCGCTGATTTATTCAACATGCCAGTGGAAGAAACGAAGAAGATGCTGAGGTATCCCACCGAAATAGTGCCCCACATAATTTGCGGCGACTTTGATAGCATAAGTGAACATGTGTACAGCTACTACAAAAACAAGTCAGTCATATTCGAAAAGTGTGCCAACCAGGAAAATACAGACCTTGATAAATGTATCGACGTGATACGAGCACACATCCGCAAGAATGacaaaatattaattttagGAGCCACAGGAAACAGGTTTGACCATACGTGTGCAAATATTTCTTGCCTATACAAGAATGCATCCCTAAATAGTTTGTACTTAATTGGGGAGAAtaacttcctctttttgCTCCAGCAAGGAAGTCATATTATACACGCAAGTCCCGACATCTTTTACAAAGGCTGCGGCATTTTACCCATTGGCGGAAAGTGTACAATTAAAACAGAAGGGCTCAAGTACAATTTGAATGATGAATGCTTGAGCTTCGATACTCTTATTAGTTCGTCAAATGAAGTTGTCCAGAGGGaggtaaaaatttttaccgATTCTCCTGTGGTTTGGAGTGCCCAGTTAAGGGGTGGGGAAGATCATGTGCGGCCCTGCACACACAACTAG
- a CDS encoding alpha-tubulin N-acetyltransferase, putative, producing the protein MNIPPEKMHNLEIKKHSRVDLLLLRSSDFHSFRKLQRDVDEMGLLSSTEQHLSGILTTLDNITDQDNTLYCLTQEGELIGMLKIGTKRLYLYNGKDLHCRSCACLLDFYIQRNFRKRGLGLELFNFMLKDKAISPSRLCYDNPSYKLQSFLKKHFSPCALIKQPNNFVIFAEYFGEPEMGPFGQ; encoded by the exons ATGAATATACCCCctgaaaaaatgcacaaccTTGAGATAAAGAAACACTCAAGGGTTGATTTGCTTCTCCTAAGGAGCTCCGACTTTCATTCCT tTCGGAAGCTCCAAAGGGACGTAGACGAAATGGGCCTTCTGTCTAGCACG GAGCAACACTTGTCGGGAATTTTGACAACTTTAGACAACATCACGGACCAGGACAACACCCTATAC TGCTTAACACAGGAAGGTGAACTAATTGGGATGTTAAAG ATTGGTACAAAACGGCTATACTTATATAACGGGAAAGACTTACACTGCCGGAGCTGCGCGTGTTTATTAG ATTTTTACATACAAAGGAACTTCCGGAAGAGGGGCCTTGGGCTT GAACTATTTAACTTCATGCTGAAAGACAAGGCTATCTCCCCATCCAGATTATG CTATGATAACCCATCCTACAAATTGCAAAGCTTCTTGAAGAAGCACTTCTCCCCGTGCGCGCTGATCAAGCAG CCGAACAATTTCGTCATCTTTGCGGAGTACTTTGGAGAACCGGAAATGGGCCCCTTTGGGCAATGA
- a CDS encoding splicing factor 3A subunit 3, putative encodes MAQFLIEQIRYIHEEIEMMEKAIADLIEEKVRKKKEWSIRYDYAISYLVEKIQTKSKLLLQYYKDEDNLKKEEMQFISGKTNGGRQRGKGEEEEAEEGQEEGVWQEENTDLWKNYYERIKYIRDYHKKNNIKKIEIRSYKAYKYEALKNNKLKESFSPVERKGKYVDMHKFYSDFVNMKKIKNYRMSVYRKKELASQKKRNSTENEKRKNSSKGVKINEGEFKEMDLVTYLHNFTRFYYIPRYCKYKNEEYKKYIQNVLSYLVNFFSKVNVLVDCQKMYLQYEENFENKFKEKEIKQWEKYTYDLDLYCNVNDRLYASEGTFNSYKNSKHYDEDLKKYMQKKLTVEELEDFKRQIEQEDKEIAKCEYLIELYKNVLNKIFQRTIQKIQRKQAISVDELQKKMKSEKRNDNFLSLRDRAGLYGTDEYDARTDFPHLYNSQIFGPSSEDDDDDDDSTDASDGDSLNSEVDGGKKKKGKGGTDGTDEEDQDDDEKTIYNPLNLPLGHDNKPIPYWLYKLHGLSKEYTCEICGNYSYFGRAQFEKHFYEWRHSFGMKCLNIPNTLHFKEITKIDDALNLYERLKKQTQMHVFKPDQEVECEDSKGNVMNMKAYDDLKRQGLL; translated from the coding sequence ATGGCGCAGTTTCTAATAGAGCAGATCCGATACATACATGAGGAAATCGAGATGATGGAAAAGGCAATTGCGGATTTGATCGAGGAGAAGGTtcgaaagaagaaggagtggAGCATTCGTTACGACTATGCCATCAGTTACCTAGTGGAGAAGATACAGACAAAGTCAAAGCTGCTCCTGCAGTATTATAAGGACGAAgacaatttgaaaaaagaggaaatgcaGTTTATTTCTGGTAAGACAAATGGAGGAAgacaaagaggaaaaggtgaagaggaagaagcagaGGAAGGTCAAGAGGAAGGAGTTTGGCAAGAAGAAAACACCGACTTGTGGAAGAATTACTACGAAAGAATTAAGTATATCAGGGATtaccacaaaaaaaacaacataaaaaaaatagaaattaGGAGCTACAAGGCCTATAAGTATGAAGCACTCAAGAATAATAAACTAAAGGAGAGTTTTTCTCCCGtggagagaaaaggaaaatatgtaGACATGCACAAATTTTACAGCGACTTCgtaaatatgaagaaaattaaaaactatAGGATGAGTGTATAtcgaaagaaggaattgGCTAGtcaaaagaagagaaatagTACAGAgaatgaaaagagaaagaattcCTCCAAAGGGGTGAAAATCAACGAAGGAGAATTCAAGGAAATGGACTTAGTAACGTATCTTCACAATTTCACCCGCTTCTATTACATCCCAAGGTATTGCaagtataaaaatgaagaatataaaaaatacatccaGAATGTATTATCCTATctagtgaattttttttcaaaggtTAATGTCCTTGTGGATTGCCAGAAAATGTACTTACAATATGAGGAGAActttgaaaataaatttaaggagaaggaaattaaGCAGTGGGAAAAGTATACATATGATCTGGACCTGTACTGTAACGTTAATGATAGGCTATACGCGTCAGAGGGAACATTCAACTCTTATAAGAATAGCAAACACTACGATGaggatttgaaaaaatacatgcaGAAGAAACTCACCGTGGAGGAGCTTGAAGATTTCAAGAGGCAGATCGAACAGGAAGACAAGGAGATAGCCAAATGTGAATACCTCATCGagttatataaaaatgttttaaataaaattttccaaaggACCATTCAAAAAATACAGAGAAAGCAGGCCATCAGTGTGGACGaactacagaaaaaaatgaaatcggagaaaaggaatgataaCTTTTTAAGTTTACGTGATCGTGCTGGGTTGTATGGCACTGACGAATATGATGCACGAACTGATTTCCCCCACCTGTACAATTCGCAAATTTTTGGACCTTCCTCcgaagatgatgatgatgatgacgactcCACAGATGCGTCTGATGGGGATAGTCTAAACAGTGAAGTGgacgggggaaaaaaaaaaaaaggaaaaggaggaacagaTGGAACAGATGAGGAAGACcaagatgatgatgaaaaaactATTTATAACCCCTTGAATTTGCCACTAGGACATGATAATAAACCCATACCTTATTGGCTTTACAAACTACACGGGTTATCCAAGGAGTACACGTGCGAAATATGCGGGAATTACTCTTACTTTGGCAGAGCCCAGTTTGAAAAACACTTCTACGAATGGAGACACTCCTTTGGAATGAAGTGCCTGAACATCCCGAACACGCTGCATTTTAAGGAGATCACCAAAATAGATGATGCGCTTAATTTATATGAACGACTCAAGAAACAGACACAGATGCATGTCTTCAAGCCTGATCAGGAGGTTGAGTGTGAAGACTCAAAGGGGAATGTCATGAACATGAAGGCCTACGATGATTTGAAGCGCCAGGGGCTGCTTTAA